A window from Triticum aestivum cultivar Chinese Spring chromosome 6D, IWGSC CS RefSeq v2.1, whole genome shotgun sequence encodes these proteins:
- the LOC123144568 gene encoding trihelix transcription factor ASIL1 encodes MDDDGAASPSPSPSPWRSPSPLPIADPVTVAAVPPGHLALAIPIHKHGPSSSGGGGGGSREDAWSDGATSTLIDAWGERFVALGRGSLRHPQWQEVAEVVSSRDGYSKPPKSDVQCKNRIDTLKKKYKVEKAKSDSSWPFFDRLDFLLAPVQKLLGNSGGAAGNSGSSNPSNRSTAPMAPRVNFPQRTRTAFPSSGMKRRLPSPPQASASSESSDGFPPEPLAEAVNGKRQRLEESANGADSSDRAQGLRELAQAIRRLGETYERVESSKGEHELLMERNRLDAARELEDQRVQFFLKMQMEISKANNGAPLAVPLAAAAMVGNSASTAEDGDSPATADGNGPRRASMATDDMASSNHHVRYRVKDDRHHHASQRPSYQYNQNNVGAADTGGIGSGSDSGNKEEEEEMEDEEEESQ; translated from the coding sequence ATGGATGACGACGGTGCCGCCTCCCCGTCGCCCTCGCCGTCACCGTGGCGCTCCCCTTCCCCGCTTCCGATCGCCGaccccgtcaccgtcgccgccgtgcCCCCCGGCCACCTCGCCCTCGCCATCCCTATTCATAAGCATGGTCcctccagcagcggcggcggcgggggcgggagCAGGGAGGACGCCTGGAGCGACGGCGCCACCTCAACGCTGATCGACGCCTGGGGTGAGCGCTTTGTCGCGCTCGGCCGCGGCAGCCTACGCCACCCGCAGTGGCAGGAGGTTGCCGAGGTCGTCTCCTCCCGCGATGGCTACTCCAAGCCGCCCAAGTCCGACGTCCAGTGCAAGAACCGTATCGACACCCTCAAGAAGAAGTACAAAGTCGAGAAGGCCAAGTCGGACTCCTCATGGCCATTCTTCGACCGCCTTGACTTCCTCCTCGCCCCAGTCCAGAAGCTCCTGGGCAATTCTGGCGGGGCAGCAGGAAATTCTGGCTCCTCCAATCCCAGCAACCGGAGCACCGCACCTATGGCCCCGCGTGTCAACTTCCCTCAGCGCACCCGCACGGCCTTTCCCTCGTCAGGTATGAAGCggaggctgccatcgccgccccAGGCGTCAGCATCGTCGGAGTCGTCCGACGGGTTCCCACCTGAACCACTGGCTGAGGCCGTGAACGGCAAGAGGCAACGCCTCGAGGAGTCGGCGAATGGAGCGGACAGCAGCGACCGTGCACAGGGCCTGCGCGAGCTGGCACAGGCGATTCGACGGCTTGGGGAGACATACGAGCGCGTGGAGTCCTCAAAAGGGGAGCATGAGCTCCTGATGGAGCGGAACCGCCTGGATGCCGCACGCGAGCTGGAGGACCAGCGTGTACAGTTCTTCCTCAAGATGCAGATGGAGATCTCGAAGGCCAACAATGGTGCTCCACTCGCTGTCCCACTTGCTGCCGCTGCCATGGTCGGTAATTCAGCCTCTACAGCAGAAGATGGCGACTCGCCAGCTACTGCTGATGGCAACGGTCCAAGGAGAGCCTCTATGGCAACCGATGACATGGCCAGCAGCAATCACCATGTCCGGTACCGTGTCAAGGACGACAGGCATCACCATGCCTCACAGCGCCCATCTTACCAGTACAACCAGAACAATGTTGGTGCTGCGGATACCGGAGGCATTGGTAGTGGCAGCGATTCCGgcaacaaggaagaagaggaagagatggaagacgaagaggaagagagCCAGTAA